In Levilactobacillus brevis, the genomic window ATTACCGTTGCTTTCGGATAAGCCCGCCGAAGCGCTCGTGAACCGGCCATCCATTACGATTAACGGCATCTCCGGGGGCTATGAGGGGGATGGCCTGAAGACCGTCTTACCAAAGGAAGCCCGCGCCCAGCTAGATTGCCGACTGGTTCCCGGTCAGGATCCGCGTCACGTGGCCGAACTGGTTCAGCAACAGTTGGACCGCAATGGCTTTGCCGATCTGCACGTGAGCTACAATCAGGGGGAGCCGGCCTTTCGTTCCGATCTGACGGATGACTTCGTTCGAACGGCGGTGGCTACGGCCCATGAGGTCTATGGCGACGCAGTGAAATTGGTGCCGAACGCCGGTGGCAGTGGGCCCCAAGCCCCATTTGCTCAGGCGGTGGGTGCCCCCATCGTGTCGGTTGGCTCGACGTGGGCCGGTTCCGGGGCCCATGCGCCGAATGAAAACGTCCGGGTCAAGGATTATGCGCAGGCCACGCGGTACACGGCGCGGGTTTTACAGAACTTTGGCCAAAACTAACAATTAATCACTAAAAAAACTCGCGTTATCAGTTTGCCGGAGACGGTCGAAACGGATAACGCGAGTTTGCTATAAGTTGGATTTAGTTAACCACGATGTAGTAGCTAGCTGGCCAGTAAGTTTGGCTGAAGACGCCAATCCCATCGGATTCGTTTTGGGCGGCAACGTACTTGCCATTCCCCAGGGAAATCCCGTCATGGTAAGGCGCGCTGTCGGAACCCCAGAAGAGGATAGCGCCAGCGGGGGCGTTGACCACGTCATAGTGGTGGGTGCCCAGATTGGTTTGTTGGTAAGTCGTCCGGGCGCTCAGGCCAAAGGCGTATTGAACCAAGCCGGAGCAGTCAAAGCCACTGAGAGAACTGCCACCGTAAACGTAAGGAACGCCACTGTTCGCAACCGCAAGGGCCTTAGCGACGGCGCTGTTGGAACTCGCGGCCGTTGTGTTGGTCGTCGTTGAAGTAGCCGTATTGGTGGCGGTTGTTTGGCCAGTCGTGTTGGTGTGTTGGTAACTGGTGTTTTGCGCAGCAGCCGAACCAGTCGAGCTGGTGTTGGTCGTTGTCGTGGTTGCTGGTGCTTGGCTGACCTGCGTGGTTTGAGCGGTGTTGGCGCCGCTAGTCGTGGTCATGTGAGCCGAAGCCGTCGTGGTGACGGTAAAGAGTAGTGCAGCGGCACCCAGAGTCGTCAATAAAACTTTAGTTGTTGTGGTATTGATAAATGTCACTCGCAATCTTCTAAGTATTTGGTAGCCAATTAGCTGACTACAAAATTAAGTATAACGAAGAAAAATTGCGGGGGCGTATCAGTCAAGTGACAAACGAATGCCGGTTAGATGACAGGATATGTCAGCTAAGACAAACGATTGGGCGGATAACTAGCTGATAGGTTTAGTTGCTCGGCAGGTGAAATACAACTGTGGTAACTGGCCGCCTGACCGTTCGTCAAGTCTGGGCTGGAACGCTGGGAAGGACGTTTCAAGCAAAAATGTGGTCTCGGAACGTGCTTGAAACCGCCGAGGATCGACTTTTCCAAGTCGCCCATTCCGAACTGATAGATCATCAGTTCAAAATGCCCCGGCTGAGTCCGGATTTAACTCACTTACGGTGCCACAGTTAGCGACCATCGATTTTGGTCCAACCACGCAACGGGACTGTCGGTCGCACCAATTATCCCACTACTCTAAGCCGCAGGCGACATTTTGGACGAACGGCAAGGCGGCCAGGTTCCACTGGTGATTTTAGCCAAAATAAAAACCCGTTAGTCGCGCAACTAACGGGTTCATCGATGGAGGCGGCGGGGATCGAACCCGCGTCCTAGCATATTGCCAACTTAACGTCTACACGCATAGGCAGACTACTTAAAGTTTCACTGAACAACTTGCCGCCTGTCAGGGCCCACATGCTCAGCTAACCTGATTTTTCTCTTCTACCGTACTTCAGGTGGGAGTCGTTAGCGTAAGTCCGTTAAATTTAGGACCCAGATCTAGACCACGGACAAGCCTAGGAGGATCTACGTTAAGCGCCTATTAAGCAGCTAAAGCGTAAGAATTGTTATTATTTTTTGCAGTTATAATAAACTGGACCTTTTAACGTAGATGCCGCTACGGCGCGCAGTCAAGCTTCAACCTATACCAGTCGAATCCAGAACGCCCCCATAAATTGATACTCATCTAGTTTAACATACCAGTGGGGGAGTGCAAACGATTTTGCCTAATCGCGGCTAATTTAAGGAAAAAATCGCCAAGTCAGTATAGTATAATGGGGAGGTAAGTAACCAGATGGCACAGGCTCGCCGGGAAAAGTTACAGAAACTTCATGGTTCCATCATGGGGATTTCTGATTGACCGAGTAGTTTTAGGACACTATGACTCACAAACTTTTTGCCGGCTCCGCATCCGTTAAGCCTAACCTTGGGAGGTAGCAATGAAGTTATTAATGATTGAAGATAACCATTCAGTTTCACAAATGATGTCGATGTTTTTTAAGAAGGAACAGTGGGACGCAGAATTTGCGTACGACGGTAATGAAGCCGTTGAAATGTTTAAGGCCGCACCCAATGATTGGGACATGGTGACGCTCGACCTCAACCTGCCCGGTATGGACGGGATGCAGGTGAGCGCCGAGATTCGTAAGCTGTCGCCAACCGTGCCGATTATCATGTTAACAGCCAGAGATTCCGAGAGCGATCAGGTTTTGGGACTGGAAATGGGCGCGGATGATTACGTTACCAAGCCCTTCAGTCCAATTACGTTGATTGCCCGGATTAAGGCGTTGCATCGGCGGGCCGAGCTCGGGCCGATTTCAAAGGGTTCCGAGACGGTACCGCTAGACGATACCGAGTCATTCGACGTGGTGACGGAGAACTTTAAGCTGAATACCAAGACGCGCGAGGCGTACTTGAACGGCCAGCAGATTCACGACCTGACACCGAAGGAATTCGATCTACTGAAGACGTTGGCGCAGAAGCCCCGGCAGGTCTTCTCCCGAGAACAGCTCCTGCAGCTGGTCTGGGACTACGAATACTACGGGGATGAACGGACCGTGGATGCCCACATCAAAAAACTCCGACAAAAAATTGAAAAGGTTGGCCCGCAGATTATTCAAACGGTCTGGGGCGTGGGTTATAAATTCGACGATAGTGGAGCAGATCAGCAATGAAGCTAATGTACCAACAGATGTTGGGGTTCTTTGCGGCGATTATGATTATCCTGATTATCATGGGCGTTTCCTACTCCCAGATGACCCGGCACATGGTCTACAGCAATACCTGGAATTCGCTTGAAAAGTATTCCAACAGTTTAATTGAACAGTCTTTACGTATCAGTTCACAAGACGCGCACACGGTTAATTTTGATACAACCTCGCTGGAGAGTAGCGAACAGTTGCTGCAAAACCAGGCGATTAGTACCACGATCTACAGTGCCAGCAACAAGGTCGTCTTTCCGGCCAGTGTGTATCAGCAGTCGATTAAGGCGTCTGACTGGAAGAAACTCAAGAATAATCAAATTATTCACAAAGTGGTCGATCGGCGGGTACGGAACAAGAACGGCCGGGTCAGTCCAGCCATGACAGAAGTGATGAAGCCGTACTTTTACAATAACCGCTTGGTCGCCGTGGTTGTGATGGGGGCGTTTGTCTCCGATATCAATACCAGTGTGAACCAGATTAATCGTAATTTGATTCGGGCGTTGCTGGTTTCCATCGTGGTGGCGATCGTCGCCAGCTATATTTTGGCCCGATATTACACGTCGCGAATTAACCGGCTGCGAAAGGCAACAAATCAAGTGGCTAAAGGGAATTACGATGTTGAGATGACCAGTAAGAATCGCGATGAAATTGATGATCTGATCAATGATTTCAACGGGATGGCCCATTCGTTAAAGGACTCACAAGAAGAGATTCAGCGACAGGAACAGCGCCGGCGCGAATTCATGGCGAATGCGTCCCACGAGATGCGTACGCCACTGACCACCATCAATGGATTGCTGGAGGGACTGGCTTACGACGCCATTCCTGAAGAAAGTAAGGAGGAGAGTATCGACCTGATGCGTAGTGAAACCAGTCGGCTAATTCGCTTGGTCAACGAGAACTTAGACTACGAAAAGATCCGTTCAAACCAGATTTCGCTCAACCTTCACGAATTCAATGCCGTGGATGCACTCCATAATATAGTAGAACAATTAAAACAAAAGGCCGATGATAGCGGGGATACTCTCGAGTTACAGGCGCCGAAAGAAATTCCGGTATACGCCGATTACGACCGGTTTGTTCAGATTATGTTTAACATTGCACAAAATGCCATTCAGTTTACCCAGCATGGAACCATTACGCTGTCCGCCCAACGCGGCTACGAGGAAACTATCGTCAAGGTGGCTGATACCGGGATGGGGATGACGGAGGAACAGCTTCAGAATATCTGGGAACGCTACTACAAGGCCGATCCGTCCCGTAAGAACACCAAGTACGGAGAGTCTGGACTGGGCTTGTCGATCGTTCACCAGCTGGTTCAGCTCCATCATGGTAAAATTAGTGTGACCAGCAAGGAAAACGTCGGCACGACCTTCACCGTTATTTTCCCCGATCAGCATCAGACCAATTCGGAACGCGCGAAGATGGATTAATGCTGAACAAAGCAAACCGATTGCTGTGTTTATCGCGCTACCGTGATACAATGAGGGGAACCATTAAGGAGGAAACTATTGAAACGTGTACAAATTACCGGGAAGTCCGTTCGTAAATTTGAGGACGGCTATCCCATCGTATCTTTAACTGACTTAGAAAATGCCCAAGACTTCGACAATGGCGCTTGGGTGCAACTCGAAAATCATGGCCATTTTGTGGCCACAGCTTACTTTGCCAAGCAGCACCGGGGTGTGGGCTTCGTCATGAGTCTGCGGGAAAACGAAAGCATTGACGAACGCTTCTTTACCAGTAAGTTCCGTGCGGCGGTGGCTAAGCGGGCAGCTTTTGCTGACAGTCCAGCCTACCGGTTATTTAACGGAACCGGCGATGGCCTGGGCGGCTTGGTCGTTGACGTCTTCAACGGACAATACGTTTTCCGTTGGCAGAACAGCGCCATCAAGCAACAAGCTAAGTTGATTTACGCTGGTTTTGAACGGATCGTGGGCAAGGGCCAGACGATTCTGGCCGAAGTGCCGGGTCAAGAGCACTTACAACTGGTCAGCGGGCAATTAGAAGATCAGCCGTCAGCCGTATTGGAAAATGGGGTCACGTATCCCGTGGACTTAACGGTCAGCCGACAACTATTGGCCTTGGAATTCCGTGACATTCGGGCGTGGGCCAAGGCAACCAGCCAGCAGCGGCGGATTCTGAACTTGTTCAGCGCCGAAACGGGTCTGGTAACGGCCGCAATGCTCGGTGGGGCGATTGAAGCGGTCACCGTTGACCCGACTAATCGGGCCACGACGGCTGTTCAGGCGCAGTTGGCAGCGAACAACTTTGACCAAGCGGCCGTGGAAATGCGGACGATGGACGTGGCCAACTATCTGGATTATGCGGTCAAGCATGACCTCACCTTTGATACGATCTTCATCAATCCACCGGCCTTTATCCGCGGCAAGAAGCGGGCGTTCACCCTGGAACAAGACTTACAGGACCTGATTGAACAAGCGCTGAAGCTGGCCAAGGCGGGCACGCAGGTGGTTGTGACGACCACAACGCCGACCTACAGTATGAAGCGTCTGCGGGAGACAATTAGTGACGCGGCGCAAAATTATACCGGTCATGTAACTGTTTCCAACACGTACCTTTCACCGAACGACTTCTTGACGAATCGGGCCGACCGTCATAGCGAGGCGTTAAAGGGCGTTCAGCTGACTGTCGATTAATTGAAAACATCTTGAAAAGAATTGCAAACAATCCCAACCGGTAAGATAGACCACTTACCGATTGGGGTTTTTGTTAAGCATTTATAGTTTACATTTAGAATCGAAAACAGTAGACTTACTATTGCTAAATAAAAAACGCTTTCAAGAAAAATGACAAGAATTGAAACGAGAGTTGAGGTTTACAAATGGGTATTTTACTAGCTTTAATCCCCACTGTGTGTTGGGGAAGTATCGGGTTAATCAGTGGGAAACTAGGTGGAACATCCTACCAACAAACGTTGGGGATGACTGCCGGTGCCGTCTTGTTTGGTCTGTTTTCAGTCTTTTATTTCCATACGGCAATTTCGGGGATGGCGATGGTTGTTGGGATCGCGTCGGGACTTTGCTGGTCCGTGGGGCAGTTTGAACAATTCCAATCCATGAAGTTTATTGGTATCTCCCGGACGGTGCCCATTTCGACCGGTCTCCAGTTAGTGGGGACGGCGTTAGCTGGGGTCCTGTTATTCCATGAATGGAAAACGACGCGGATGGTGACCATGGGGACCATCGCCGTAATCGTATTGATTGCAGGGGCGGCGCTGACGTCGCTCCGTGATTCTCGTGCCCAGACGTCGGGAACGAGTCAACCGATGCAAGCCGGTAAAGGGGCCACTGCTATTATTATTTCCACGATCGGGTACGTGTTGTACACGGTCATCGTCAATGCTTCCGGTTTACCTTCTAAGACGGTCATCTTTCCGCAATCGCTGGGGATGATTCTGGGCGCCACGATTTTCGTGCTGTTCTCCCGGCAAAAGGTCATGCACAAGGCGACGGCCAAGAACATTATGACCGGGATCGTCTGGGGCATTGGGAACTTCTTCATGTTCATGGCCATCCCATCAATTGGTCTAGCCATCAGTTACTCGTTGGCCCAATGTGGGATTGTGATTTCAACCTTTGGGAGCATCTGGCTCTTGGGTGAAAAGAAGACTGGTCGCGAAATGGTCTACATCACGATTGGTTCCTTATTGGTCGTCGTTGGTGGGGTAACCCTCGGTTTGATGAAATAGGTTACATTTGGTTGGTAACGAAGGTTATCGACCTTTTTCTTTACAAAGAAATTTGGACTATACCATTTACAACGCGGCAGTTTGCGTTATAATGGACTAGTCAATAACAATAAAAGTGAGGTTTTCTTAATATGGCACATATCGCCTTTGATCTTTCGAAACTTGAACCATTTGTTCATGACAACGAATTAGGAGAAATGCAAGCAATGGTGACGGCGGCGGACACTGAGTTACGCCAAGGAACCGGTGCGGGTAGCGACTTCCGTGATTGGTTAACGTTACCTAAGGATTACGACAAGGAAGAATTTGCCCGGATTAAGGCTGCAGCGAAGAAGATTCAATCCGACTCCGCTGTGCTGGTCGTTATCGGTATCGGGGGCTCTTACTTGGGTGCCAAGATGGCCGTTGATTTCTTGAACGATACGTTCTTCAACTATTTGCCAGCCGACAAGCGGAACGCCCCACAAGTCTTCTTTGCTGGGAACTCCGTGAGTGCCGACTACGTCCACGACCTGATTAACCTGATTGGCGATCGGGACTTCTCCGTTAACGTGATTTCGAAGTCTGGGACCACGACGGAACCATCCATTGCCTTCCGGATCTTCAAAGACATGTTGATCAAGAAGTATGGTGAAGCTGGTGCCAAGGAACGGATTTACGCGACGACTGATAAGAAGCGCGGTGCCTTGAAGACCGAAGCCAATGCTGCTGGTTACGAATCCTTCGTGATTCCTGATGGTGTTGGTGGCCGTTACTCCGTCCTGAGTGCCGTTGGCTTATTGCCAATCGCAGCTTCAGGTGCCAACATTGATGAGTTAATGCAAGGGGCTGCGGACGCACAAGACGCCTACACGAACCCTGATTTAACCAAGAACGAAGCTTACCAATACGCCGCCTTACGGAATATTTTGTACCGCAAGGGCTACACGACCGAATTGCTGGAAAACTACGAACCACGCCTGCAATACTTAGCAGAATGGTGGAAGCAGTTGACCGGTGAATCCGAAGGTAAGGATCAAAAGGGGATTTACCCATCTTCCGCCAACTTCAGTACCGACCTGCACTCCTTGGGTCAGTACATCCAAGAAGGGCAACGGAACCTGATGGAAACCGTTGTGATGATCGACAAGCCACGGACCGACGTTGATGTCCCAACGGCTGACGATGATCTGGACGGCTTAGGCTACTTGCAAGGCAAGAACATGGGCTTTGTGAACCAAAAGGCCTTTGAAGGGGTTGTCTTGGCTCATACCGATGGTGGTGTGCCTAATATGAGCGTTCATATCCCAGATACGACGCCATACACGTTGGGTTACCTAATCTACTTCTTTGAAGTGGCTATTGGGATCTCCGGTTACCTGAACGGGATTAACCCATTCAACCAACCTGGTGTTGAGGCCTACAAGACCAACATGTTTGCTCTTTTAGGCAAGCCCGGGTTTGAAAAGTTAGGCAAGGAACTAAACGCCCGGCTTTAATTTAACGAATAAGTTAGGGAAGCACTCAGTTCACCGTGAACGGGGTGCTTTTTATTTGGCGTAGGGGCTGACTCTGGGGGAATAGAGAACAGTGGCCGTCAATTAATTGTTAACCGGTTAAACATAGAAACGGCTATCACTGGGAATGTTACAGCAAGTGAAGATTTTGTTACAGTTTGGGATTACCCCTTGTGATGTATAAAATCCCCCCGTATAGTTGTAAGAGGGAATATCGGAATTTTTATGAACAGTTGCAATCGGAGCAACAGGGACTTTGAATAAGGGGAGAGAATTTTAGTGAAGGCTTCAAAGAAGAATTATTGGCTTTATACGCTAATCTTTGCCGGATTAGTGGTTTGTCTCTACGGCATTTTTATCCTGACGGGTAAGTCGTTCATCTGGGAAGGGGACGGCTTGGCACAGCATTATCCCGTACTGGAAAAGTTTTATACCTGGTTACATGCAGGGAGTTTATCAGGGTGGTCATGGAATCTTGGCTTAGGCGCGGATAAAATGACGACCTTCTCTTACTATGTCTTGGGGGACCCTTTCAGTTATCTGATCTGGTTCTTCCCGAAGCACAGTATTGAGATGGGCTACAACCTGTTGATTCTACTGCGACTATACGTGAGTGGTTTGGCATTCATGCTGTTTGCTCGGCAACGTCACTTTAAGCCCGGCAGTCAGATGATGGGGACGTTGACGTACACCTTTACCGGGTATTCACTGTACGTTAGCATTCGGCACCCATTTTTCTTGTTACCCATGATCTTGTTCCCACTGTTAGCTTACGGGATTGATCACATCTATCAGGGAAAAACGTGGGTCCCGCTGGCCGTCTTCACGGGGCTGGCCCTGGTCAGCAACTTTTATTTTGCATACATTCTGGCAATTGGGAGTCTGGTCTACGCCGTTTTGCGGTACTTCAATGTCCGGGACACGATCGCCCAAAAAGGCTGGCCTCTAATCATTAAATTGGTGGGTGCCGGATTGGCCGGTTTCTTGCTGTCCGGGATCATCTTTATTCCATCATTAATTGGGGTTTTGACGTCGACGCGGGCCACGGGAAACTTTGCCAACGGTTACTTTATTTATCCATTTAGCTATTATTTGCGGTTGCCGAATGCGCTGGGGACGACGGGGAATCCCATGCGCTTCTGGGCCAATCTGGGCTTAGCTGGGCTGACTTTCTTGAGCCTGATGTACGTGGTGCGGCATGCGCGCCGGTACCTCTGGTTTGATATCGGGTTGTTAATCTTGGTCATCGGCTCGTTACTACCCGAGGTTGCTGCCATCATGAACGGGGGCACCACGCCGTCGCAACGATGGCTATTACTGGGTTGCTTGGCCTTTAGTCTGGCGGTCATGTACTTTATTGATGCCTTGCCGCGAATCGATCGGAGCGACCTTTCGGCGATGATCGTCGGCACGTTATTTTTGCTGGTCCTGGTTTGGGCCGCCAACGGGTTTATCTTTAGCAATGATCCGCACGATTTTGTTATCTATGGGTTACTCCTGCTCACGTTAGGAGCGATCGTGGTGGGTCACTTCTATCAGTGGTCGCGTCACCGGGTTATCTGGACGTTGCTGGGACTCTTGTGTTTAAACATTGTGGCCAACGGTTACGGGTACTTCAGCCCTAACGCTGGGGGTGCCAGCAATCAATTGCTGACACGCGGTGTTGCTAGCAAGTTCCAGCGTAATTTCTACGATGGGGCCGAGAGCTACGTGAAGCAGCAACCCGGTTTTAAGCGCAGTACGATTAGCAAGTATTATTACTATAGTAATGAAGCGAAAACCAATATGGGGATGAATTTAGGTGCCCATGACATCATGTCGTATTTCTCAATTCAAGATGGATCGGTGGGCGACTTCAGCGAAGAATTGGCCAACTCACAATTCAAGATGAATAAACCCATCAATCAGGCGGACAATCGAACCACGATGAGTAATCTGCTCGGTGTTAACTACATTTTCGCCCGGAGTAATCAGCTCAAGACACAGGGTTTTCCGTACGGCTATACACCCGTGAAAAAGAACGGACACGTGTTGACCTATAAGGATCGACCCGTCCATGACCTGGGGAATAACTATGATACGGTCATTTTGAAGTCAAAATACGCGTTGCCACTGGCTTATTTGCAGACTAAGCAGCTGAGTCAGAGACAGTTCAAGCAGCTGAACGGGAGTGATAAGGAACAAGCCCTGACGTATGGTGCGTTGACCGCCAAACAAGCCAAGGGTGTTCCGACGACGACCTACCACAGTCAGAGTAAGACGCTGGGGTATCAAACGCAGGCAGATAACAGCACGGTGCTGGATAATTTGAAACAGGTCATGAAGTTCCGGCAACAAGGAAATCAGATGGACCCCGACAAGATTACCACCACCAAGTCATCATTGATACAGACCAACCAAGACCGGTCCGTTAACATTACGGATGACAAGGCACGGTTGGAACGGCTGACTGGGCAAAATCGGACTGCGTTGCAGCAAAATAACCGGGCAAACCGGACGGCGCTGCATAAGATGATTAGTGACAATCAGAACCAACCGGTCACGTATCGTCTGCATCTCAAGCAACCTAAGCAAAATAAGGGAACGGAGATGTATCTGGAACTCGATGGTATTCAGGCTGAACGGTTCTCAGTCAACGATAAGTATCAAGCCGCGAAGACAACCAAGGCCTTCAGTAACCAGGCGTTCACGGGGATTACGCGGATTAATCAGTTGCGTTCGTCAATCTGGAATCAAAGTGACGGGGCTTACTCGGTTACAGCGACGACGGCTAACAACGTCACGAGCTTTAATCAACTTGGCCAGTCAAACCTGTCGGACTACCAGGAGAAGCATCACGTGCTCCTGAATTTAGGGTATTCGGACAAGGCACGGCACAATATTAAGTTAACGTTTAAGGGCGTCAAGAATCTGTCGTTTAAATCGGCTAAGGTCATTGCGGTGCCATTTGGCAGCCAATATGATCAACGGATGTCACAGCTCCAGAAGCAAGGCTTGCAGGGCTTAGACGTCAAAAATAACCGGGTGACGGGAACGTCACGGTCGACGCAAGCCAGTGTGCTGACAACGTCGATTCCGTATAACACGGGTTGGCAGCTGAAGGTGGACGGCAAGCAACAGCCGATCACCAAGGTTAACGTTGGATTCGTGGGTGCTCGGCTTTCGGCGGGAACCCATAAGATTGAACTCACCTATCGGACGCCAGGACAACGCCTCGGCATGGGGTTAACCCTACTGGGCGCTCTGGTATTGCTCGTCACCGGTGGCTACCACTTCTGGTGGCGTCGACGGCGGTAAGTCTAGAAAAAGAGCATCTCTCGACGCGTCGGGGGATGCTCAATGAGAAGGTACTTCGTGTAAAAGCGGGGTGCCTTTTTAGTTGTAATTAAAGAAATCCCAGATCAATGTGGCGGTCAAGACCACAATAAAGGCCAGTTCAGCGAAGAAATAGTGGTGGGGTGGTGTCTGCCGGCGGCCCATCATTGGCCAAGGCTCCGGTTAAGCCGTAAAGTAACGTGGCAGCAGAGGTGAGACGGTGTGTAACGACCCATTTCTAGCGAGTCCTCCTTGAAAGGAAAGGTTTAACGGTACAGACCAATCTTAAAGGAAGCACCCGTGTTTGGCAAGAAGTTTATCTATTTAATTATTTATAATGTTATAATTAAAATTATTTAAACCGATTAAAGCTGGAGAGAACGCTGTGGGGCGGCCTAGGAGGCGGTCTGTGTTGTTTGGGCAATGATAGTGAATCTTTCAATGACGTACTGGTGCCGAGCGTTGTAATGGCCATATAGGGCGACCTGCGAGTTGCGGGTCGCCTGGTCAAGGAAATTCAGGCCATGCTGATGAACGAGGCAGTTTAGTTGTGTGCCGTCGGTTGTTGTCAGCTTGACGAAGAGTAGCAGGGGCGCTAGCTTTAAGACTTTAGGCGTGGTTGTAATTTTGCCGTTTACGGCGAATTTAGTCATGATAATCACCTCATAAGCATTATACGAACAAACGTTCGATAAAGCAACTCGTTGATCTTGCTAATTTTCTAGATTTATTGAAAGTTTAAACCGTATGGTAAAGTCATTTTAGCTGAGTTAAAATCCAACAAAATTTCGCAAATTGCAAGTGCAAGTTAGCCAGCGCAGGCGAAGACAGCTGGCGGAAAGGTTTCAGTGAGTTTCAATTGAAGAAAGCTAAGCAGTATGAGCCTTGCGAGCACGCTTGACTTCTCTTTCAAAAGCTTCGGCTGGTGTTTTGAACTTTAAAATTCGCCGAGGCAGGTTGTTCAGATGCGATTGAGCAATCTGAACTTGGCTTGGAGTGGCAATGTCGAGTGATTGCCCCTTGGGAAAATAGCGACGAAGCATCCGATTATGAACTTCATTAGTGCCTCGTTCTGAAGATGTGTACGGGTGGGCAAAATAAGTGTCAGCTATGCCATTCAGTGCAGTCTCTAAGGTCGTAAACTCAGTACCATTATCTGCCGTCACGGTCTTGATAATATCACCATATTGATTAACAATATTTCGCAATGCATACGATACTGAATCTGCGTCTTTACCCTCAATCAAGCAGACTATTTCAAAGCGTGTTTTACGCTCTGTGAAAGTCAACAAGACGCTCTGGCTACCATTACGCTCACCAACAACGGTATCAATTTCAAAATGTCCAAACTCATGACGGTTATTG contains:
- a CDS encoding GRP family sugar transporter, which encodes MGILLALIPTVCWGSIGLISGKLGGTSYQQTLGMTAGAVLFGLFSVFYFHTAISGMAMVVGIASGLCWSVGQFEQFQSMKFIGISRTVPISTGLQLVGTALAGVLLFHEWKTTRMVTMGTIAVIVLIAGAALTSLRDSRAQTSGTSQPMQAGKGATAIIISTIGYVLYTVIVNASGLPSKTVIFPQSLGMILGATIFVLFSRQKVMHKATAKNIMTGIVWGIGNFFMFMAIPSIGLAISYSLAQCGIVISTFGSIWLLGEKKTGREMVYITIGSLLVVVGGVTLGLMK
- a CDS encoding class I SAM-dependent methyltransferase — translated: MKRVQITGKSVRKFEDGYPIVSLTDLENAQDFDNGAWVQLENHGHFVATAYFAKQHRGVGFVMSLRENESIDERFFTSKFRAAVAKRAAFADSPAYRLFNGTGDGLGGLVVDVFNGQYVFRWQNSAIKQQAKLIYAGFERIVGKGQTILAEVPGQEHLQLVSGQLEDQPSAVLENGVTYPVDLTVSRQLLALEFRDIRAWAKATSQQRRILNLFSAETGLVTAAMLGGAIEAVTVDPTNRATTAVQAQLAANNFDQAAVEMRTMDVANYLDYAVKHDLTFDTIFINPPAFIRGKKRAFTLEQDLQDLIEQALKLAKAGTQVVVTTTTPTYSMKRLRETISDAAQNYTGHVTVSNTYLSPNDFLTNRADRHSEALKGVQLTVD
- a CDS encoding response regulator transcription factor; the encoded protein is MKLLMIEDNHSVSQMMSMFFKKEQWDAEFAYDGNEAVEMFKAAPNDWDMVTLDLNLPGMDGMQVSAEIRKLSPTVPIIMLTARDSESDQVLGLEMGADDYVTKPFSPITLIARIKALHRRAELGPISKGSETVPLDDTESFDVVTENFKLNTKTREAYLNGQQIHDLTPKEFDLLKTLAQKPRQVFSREQLLQLVWDYEYYGDERTVDAHIKKLRQKIEKVGPQIIQTVWGVGYKFDDSGADQQ
- a CDS encoding glucose-6-phosphate isomerase; this translates as MAHIAFDLSKLEPFVHDNELGEMQAMVTAADTELRQGTGAGSDFRDWLTLPKDYDKEEFARIKAAAKKIQSDSAVLVVIGIGGSYLGAKMAVDFLNDTFFNYLPADKRNAPQVFFAGNSVSADYVHDLINLIGDRDFSVNVISKSGTTTEPSIAFRIFKDMLIKKYGEAGAKERIYATTDKKRGALKTEANAAGYESFVIPDGVGGRYSVLSAVGLLPIAASGANIDELMQGAADAQDAYTNPDLTKNEAYQYAALRNILYRKGYTTELLENYEPRLQYLAEWWKQLTGESEGKDQKGIYPSSANFSTDLHSLGQYIQEGQRNLMETVVMIDKPRTDVDVPTADDDLDGLGYLQGKNMGFVNQKAFEGVVLAHTDGGVPNMSVHIPDTTPYTLGYLIYFFEVAIGISGYLNGINPFNQPGVEAYKTNMFALLGKPGFEKLGKELNARL
- a CDS encoding HAMP domain-containing histidine kinase gives rise to the protein MKLMYQQMLGFFAAIMIILIIMGVSYSQMTRHMVYSNTWNSLEKYSNSLIEQSLRISSQDAHTVNFDTTSLESSEQLLQNQAISTTIYSASNKVVFPASVYQQSIKASDWKKLKNNQIIHKVVDRRVRNKNGRVSPAMTEVMKPYFYNNRLVAVVVMGAFVSDINTSVNQINRNLIRALLVSIVVAIVASYILARYYTSRINRLRKATNQVAKGNYDVEMTSKNRDEIDDLINDFNGMAHSLKDSQEEIQRQEQRRREFMANASHEMRTPLTTINGLLEGLAYDAIPEESKEESIDLMRSETSRLIRLVNENLDYEKIRSNQISLNLHEFNAVDALHNIVEQLKQKADDSGDTLELQAPKEIPVYADYDRFVQIMFNIAQNAIQFTQHGTITLSAQRGYEETIVKVADTGMGMTEEQLQNIWERYYKADPSRKNTKYGESGLGLSIVHQLVQLHHGKISVTSKENVGTTFTVIFPDQHQTNSERAKMD
- a CDS encoding C40 family peptidase, with amino-acid sequence MTTTSGANTAQTTQVSQAPATTTTTNTSSTGSAAAQNTSYQHTNTTGQTTATNTATSTTTNTTAASSNSAVAKALAVANSGVPYVYGGSSLSGFDCSGLVQYAFGLSARTTYQQTNLGTHHYDVVNAPAGAILFWGSDSAPYHDGISLGNGKYVAAQNESDGIGVFSQTYWPASYYIVVN